The following DNA comes from Centropristis striata isolate RG_2023a ecotype Rhode Island chromosome 3, C.striata_1.0, whole genome shotgun sequence.
GTAAACACACTTTATAATAAGTGATACTGATAGACATGTAGTGCACATCATTACGATATTAATGTGAAGTGAACTCTTTCtttgtccttcacaataagtgTACCAATAGAAGACGTCAGAAATTTGCTCCTAGATTGAGATCCACAACTGATTTTACAATCGTATATAAAAACCTTTGATCAAAGTTTTACAGTAACAAGGCATTAAtatgaaagtgagaaaaaacaacaacaatagaacACAATACAGTCATAAATGCCCTTTTACCGAAACAAACAAAGTTAAAGATGAGGATGAGTTACTCCTGCATCACGAAAGAAACACCAGAGTGAATTTAAGCCTCTTTATGTGGGCAAAAACTCATAAGCATCCAAAACAATCTTCATTTTAGTTACTGTGTGCTAGGGGTGACCCTGAATTGTCTGAATagtaaatattgaatatttgatTTGAGTGCCTGATTTGACAGAGGTGAATTAATGTAGGCCCAAactgattttatgtacagccaaaaaacacagaacctAATACCCTCTGTCTGTTCTTCTGCACCGCCTCAGTACGATaaaaaagtacacacacacacacacacacacacacacacacacacacacacacacacagtctcactgctctgctctgctcttaCATCATAGAGCTTAAACACAAGGGGattaatgaacaaaaacaaaaaaacatgattatgaATCATGAAGTACAGTCGACTTGGCTGAATGCAAATTCTTTTAGACTTtcagtacctttaaaagcgctatataaatcaaatgtattattacagtTATATTAATATTAGTTCAGGACACCCCAGCTGCGCACACAGTAAAGTTACTGCAGTGacaatcaaaaaaacacaaaacaggtaCAATATTAACATTGGTTCATAAAACCTACTAGAGCCAAAAACACTGGCTTACGTTTTCTGCAACACCTTCCTTGCTTGAAGGAAGTTAGTGTCTTAAACATATGGGGCAGCAAGTTTGTTTTTTCCGCTGCACAATCTTTTTAGTTTGTGAACTCTTACTCCCCACTCTATGACTAACACTTCACACGCCCTTTCCAATCTCCTCAATCTTCCAGCCGCTGGAATTCTTTCCGAATTTGTAAACAAGTCTCCGGCCATCGACTCTCTCCAAGATCTCCCTCTTATAGTAATACCTGAGGAAGGAGAAGTTCCAGTTAGTTCAGTGTGTAATTCCCTTAATGGTTTTAAGCACTTGTTAATAGATACAAGTGGCTTTTAGTCTCTTTAATAATAGTCTTTCACTTGGGGCTGGGCCAGGATTTAGGTTTCAGGTCAGATAATTACTGGCAACGAAAACTGGAAATGCAGCACCAAGAATGAAGGAGGGAAACTTCCTTGCATATTAAACCCTTTGCTGCACAGCCGTCATTTGAATTTCCTTAAGAAATGTATCTTTATGATcgttttttggtttttaattgCATATAGTATCTTCACCAATCCACACGTCAATTGTATAATGTCTGTGGTTCTGGATTAGCTTTGTGAGCTGACATCATGGGTTATCTTGGCTTAAAGTTGACAGTCAGAGTGAAAAGGTGTGGCAACTCTTTGTAGAAGCCCTTTGAATTTCTAACAAGGTAAAGCACCAGTGTTTGCTTTTTCAGCCTCTAGATGCTCACTAAAACTCTCATGCGTCCCTGAACGTCTTTGTTGTAAAGTTTCGTTATTTGTACAAGAAGAAAATGCCTCACATCTGACTGTTTAGTGCTCATGTAAGATTCAGGCAGATTGAATGTAAAGGCTACATGAACTCACCTCATGGCACGACTGAGTTTTTCGTACgtcatgctgctgttttttttcttctggccCCACATCTGAGCCACAGCCTCAGACTTGAGGAACTTAAAGACACCCTCCTGACGATCCTCCCATTTCATCAGGCCTTCATTTCTCTCTGGGTGGATCAGAATGTCCCTGATGAACTCCCATAGGTGAGTGCCACGAGGCGCTATAGACACAGATTGAGGCACAGTGTTTGTTTATGCATGGATATATAAGCATTGGCATGCAACTCAGACAGATATTGAGAAGCTTTTTGATCAGTGTTTTACATGATGAATGATAGTATGCTGATGCACAGCCTTACCATGTTTAATTTTCTTTGGATGGTCATAAACGCTGCTGCTGTGTTCTCTATTAACTTTGGGGGGTCGCCCACGTGGTCGCTTCAGCCGAGACTCTACTTTCTCTGTTTTGATGTTCACCTCtgtcaaaaaaacattaattgtcAGATGTCTACTTAAAACACTGAGATGGTGGAATGCAAAGTACCTTACAGACAATGAGTTCtttcactttacaataaccatcatttataaatggtaaacagatagttttttaatgtttaatcatcattcataaaccgtatatagaccatttacaatggtaaatacataatttattaatgtttaactaagtacatttataaatggcaaatagatggtataataatgttagtttatagttactttaccattaacaaacaattaaattacaattaatagtttatcaatagttttagttgcactcattataacattttaacaccatatcaagcatgttaatgattttgaaatgattcatatacctttaagaaattggttgaaaacatttaacgattaaaaatgtatagcactttgtaaatggttaataattggtctataaacatctataaacattacttagttggttattgtaaagtgttactgttCTTTCTTCTTACTCACTTGATATCAGAGGATAAGAGAACTCTGGTTCTGATTCGCCGCTGCCAGACACTGGTGAACCGTGGCTTGAGAGGTCAAACATGCCACCTGAACACATGACAGATATGTTGTCAGATACACATCATTCTTAAGAAATTGGCAAAAGAATTGGGCAAGATGATAAGGATGAAATGCTTACTGTTAGAGGAGGAGCTGTACTCGCTATCAGAGTGGTTATCAGACAGGTAGTCAGTGTCTGCCAGCTCCATGGTCAGACTGCTCAGATCATAATCATCCCTGTAGTCAAACTCCCTCTTGGTGACAGGTCCTTCCACTGTTGGTTGGTAGTAAGTAGGAACATTAGATTTGTTATTCCCACACAAATCAATTGTATGCTACTATACATGCATGAAATGAAAATtaagaatgcatcaaattcagaattcagagtgtatTTTGACAGAACAACAGTACATTTTTCTAAACTCCACACAGACTCGAGAATTCGCTGCATGTTTTTTGGTTGATTAAACTACTAGTGTTGATTATTCctgttttaaaaagtttgagAGTTGCTTAAATTGCACTTATTTTTATAGACTGATTCTCTCACAGACTCCTtaaattgtatgtgtttttggatTCCTCTAGAAAGTGACATGAATTTTACTTTGtctttcattcattatttcttcattattttgttgtttaaaaatgctaaattaatCTTACATTGTACTACATTCCTCTTCCTTGATTGGAACAAGCTcttgcattcattttattttggaaagacttcataaaactgtaaaaacacaggTTACCAGTTAAGATTTTATACCCTGCAGCGCATACTTTGTTTATTTCAATGAATGCTAAATTGAAATAGAaattaagtttttaaaatgtgtttttattttgactgaCAGAATAATTGATCAATCCAAAAAAAGAATTGATAGATTAATCGATCATAAATAATCATTAGGTGCAGcccaaaacaaaagtttgaaCATTCATCTCTTGAAACCCAACTTGGTAGAGGAGGGTTAGAATTAGTTGTGtgcagttgtgtgtgtttagcatgtggcaaaaacaaaactgaaactcagtcaaaggaaaaaaagtgtttcgGTTTACCCCTAGCAGCTGGTTGGCAGGtagctttttatatttatattgtctttgtacagttgtTAATTGAATATATATCACAAAGGATAAGCAAATGATcatattctgttttaatttggaCTTTATGATtgaattacaattttaaaaaatgattttttttgctgtagTATGTAAAATCACTATACTATGTACCTTGGCCAATTCTAATGGTGCTGAGCAAAGGGAAGTTCAGGTTGTCCAGGAAGTTGTCCAAGAGCTGGCAGGTCTCATTCAGCTCTGATCCCGACAGGCTCAGCAGCTCTGGGGAAAAATGATCAAaggagattaaaaaaagctaTCTAGAACTATTGTATTTATTGACTATATTCTGGGTTTATTGACCCTTGACTTACTAAAATCTTAGTTTTCTAATACTTCATTTTACAGGTCTTCAAATTCCACGGTAATTAGGAAATAATTAGCAAgtaacatatttaaatgtatcttttaAACTACTCCCAAATTACTTAacatttttcagaaatctccccaacattattttttttattatattttactctGACAGGTGTAGACAAAATGGCTGGTAACATTGTTAATACATTCCACATTTCATGGTAAGTAGATAATAATTAACAAGCAAACATCTTCAAAAATGTTGAGTAAACTACAAACAAATTATTGTaaaattatatttctatttattatatttaccaATGACCATTTTTAGTTAGctagtaatatttttttatatagttcTGCCAAGTGAATTGATAATGCATAATTGGGTTTGCTTGCAAaatttttaattgtattcaactttattttgcTACTACAAATGCAGAGTAATGTACACAATTAAGTAAGTGAATAGTTAATGTATGAATATCGAATaaataacagaataaaaaactGGGGTCCTAATTTTAAGTAAATTGTGTCATTCCATTATAAACCACTAATCCGATGCCAAGAAAATATGTAGAAATCAATCTGATTAAAGGGAAAACACTGATTAAAATTTGGATGGGAAATGTAAACAGAATACCGTAGTCATAATGAAGGTACTTGCCAAGTTATTTATAATTTGTATTGATACACGAtttcccataaagttggaatcattttgttttcagacacaatcctctgtgaactgtggtttcatttttattgagatgtgtttggaagagatttattaataaagttttgagaagatgtaCACTGTATCTGTCAatcataaatcacattgtcacaatcattacatggaaagaggtaaaacaaattttattccaactttatgagcgaccGTGTATATAATCTATATCTTACATATATTTCATAAGGCGAGATCTTAAAGCCTTTTATTATTGACAACAAGGCTAAGTCGGCAAGTTTTTAACCCTGCAAAGTTAAATAATTCCTCTATATTTTTCATGTGAGCTAATTTGACCTATCAGTTAAATTGGtagtaaaataactttaaacaGAATATAATAGTAATGCAATTTTTTGGTTGTCATTTTGTAGGAATCAAACAAACAGGTATTTGTTTAATATCTACTAATTATTAACTAAATAGCAtagtataattattaataataaaaaacatcacCAAACTCTGACTTCAATTCCAGACCAGCACCCAAATAGTGTGAAATATGGATATATAACAGCACTGAAATTCTAAGAATCATTCCGACATAACAGCTGAAGTTTTACCATGTTTGGTGTTGTGTTCCTGCAGACTCTGTTGAAGATGTAGACCGAGCTGTGGGCCGAACACCCCCATCATCTGTTCCCTGTTCATCTGGCAGAGAGAAGGGCCATCCATGGTGCAGTAGGCCAGATTCAAATTGCTCGCATCAAACTTGGTACTTTCTACTTGGTCACTGATCCACTCCAGGACGTTATCTGCTGTCCACCAGCGAGGGCTGATCTGCCTGTACAACTGACCTGTAGAGAGGGAGGCAGGTATTGAAGGTGTGTTTATGGAACTATCACTATGGAACAGCATTACGAATCAGGAGCTGAAATTGGCAGTAAGGCAGATTTATATTATAATCTATAAATGTTAAGTTGTCTCCCCCAAAACTGAAACTTGCTTATTAAATGTACTGCTATATgtgaatatatgtatattttatttattttattttgttcctttcatgaaggtggacaacaaaatgtgtacagattggaaaggagcagcaagaagaaaaaattTCTTATGTTTGTCTGCCCGCtaattgataaataaaaataaaaaagatggtctgacatcacatacaattgattttcagtagcctacaccaacacaactttgattataacaaaacacttaaaacaacaaaaacaaacaaaaccccaTACAAGTACATGTCtacatctcaaaaacaaaagaccaaaaaacaactgatcataaacaatcagtttaagtttccagtacatattgaacattttttctgcatttgtacatttttttttaaatctgttattATCTGTACAACCTTTTAAATCCTGTAGTTGGGAATTCCATATTTTTTACACCGAcaaccaaaacacacatttgtttcaAGGTAGTCCGAGcaatatatgtgtatgtatttatatacacGCTCAGCTATCAGAAATGTGAAATGATACAATTCTGCATCATCATCTGATTTAGGGCAGACAAAACAAAGCCTAAGCGACTGAGCAACTGGGTGGCAGCATTCACCCCTTCA
Coding sequences within:
- the elf3 gene encoding ETS-related transcription factor Elf-3 isoform X2, with the protein product MSSPCLSSILTLANLTMYQTGSADVPEQPSVLQNSNSTYSSIMSGQLYRQISPRWWTADNVLEWISDQVESTKFDASNLNLAYCTMDGPSLCQMNREQMMGVFGPQLGLHLQQSLQEHNTKHELLSLSGSELNETCQLLDNFLDNLNFPLLSTIRIGQVEGPVTKREFDYRDDYDLSSLTMELADTDYLSDNHSDSEYSSSSNSGMFDLSSHGSPVSGSGESEPEFSYPLISKVNIKTEKVESRLKRPRGRPPKVNREHSSSVYDHPKKIKHAPRGTHLWEFIRDILIHPERNEGLMKWEDRQEGVFKFLKSEAVAQMWGQKKKNSSMTYEKLSRAMRYYYKREILERVDGRRLVYKFGKNSSGWKIEEIGKGV
- the elf3 gene encoding ETS-related transcription factor Elf-3 isoform X1 → MSLSVSMSSPCLSSILTLANLTMYQTGSADVPEQPSVLQNSNSTYSSIMSGQLYRQISPRWWTADNVLEWISDQVESTKFDASNLNLAYCTMDGPSLCQMNREQMMGVFGPQLGLHLQQSLQEHNTKHELLSLSGSELNETCQLLDNFLDNLNFPLLSTIRIGQVEGPVTKREFDYRDDYDLSSLTMELADTDYLSDNHSDSEYSSSSNSGMFDLSSHGSPVSGSGESEPEFSYPLISKVNIKTEKVESRLKRPRGRPPKVNREHSSSVYDHPKKIKHAPRGTHLWEFIRDILIHPERNEGLMKWEDRQEGVFKFLKSEAVAQMWGQKKKNSSMTYEKLSRAMRYYYKREILERVDGRRLVYKFGKNSSGWKIEEIGKGV